In Candidatus Palauibacter australiensis, the following are encoded in one genomic region:
- a CDS encoding acyl-CoA dehydrogenase family protein, with protein MGDPSFYLEDHHAMIREMVREFAEAEIAPVAARYDESEDFPWDTGALMSELGLFGIPFDEGMGGAGMDLLAASIAVEELARVDASHSIMIGAHTSLAATPIARWGTEAQKERFLRPLASGRVLGGFGLTEPGSGSDAGGMRTTARKVGDRWIINGRKTWITHGGVGEVFVVGALTSPEKGSRGITAFVLTKETCDLEDAARVGFGHSEDLEPMPGFTAGQKLRKLGWNASDTRELTLEDVEVPEENVLGEVDRGFPIFLDTLDGGRVGIAAHAIGIAQGALDETVRYTGERKQFSKKIHDFQGVRFMLAEAQTRIHAARLMMHHAARLRMAGTRHKKEAAMAKLFASETAMDVTTMAVQLHGGYGYSREYPVERMMRDAKITEIGEGTSEILKIVISREMLREAGSLD; from the coding sequence TCGCGCCCGTCGCCGCCCGCTACGATGAGTCGGAGGACTTTCCGTGGGATACCGGCGCCCTCATGTCCGAGCTGGGACTGTTCGGGATTCCCTTCGATGAGGGGATGGGCGGCGCGGGCATGGACCTTCTCGCCGCTTCGATCGCCGTGGAAGAACTCGCCCGCGTGGACGCGAGTCATTCGATCATGATCGGCGCGCACACGAGCCTGGCCGCGACCCCGATCGCGCGCTGGGGGACGGAGGCCCAGAAGGAGCGTTTCCTCCGGCCCCTCGCGAGCGGCCGCGTGCTCGGCGGATTCGGGCTCACGGAGCCGGGGTCGGGTTCCGACGCGGGCGGCATGCGGACGACGGCCCGGAAGGTCGGCGACCGGTGGATCATCAACGGCCGCAAGACGTGGATCACGCACGGAGGGGTGGGCGAGGTGTTTGTCGTGGGCGCCCTCACGTCGCCCGAGAAGGGCTCGCGGGGCATCACGGCGTTCGTCCTCACCAAGGAAACGTGCGATCTGGAAGACGCCGCGCGCGTCGGCTTCGGCCACTCCGAGGACCTTGAGCCGATGCCGGGGTTCACCGCCGGACAGAAGCTGCGCAAGCTGGGCTGGAACGCTTCCGACACGCGCGAACTCACGCTGGAGGACGTGGAGGTACCGGAGGAGAACGTGCTCGGCGAGGTGGACCGGGGGTTCCCCATCTTCCTCGACACGCTGGACGGCGGACGGGTCGGGATCGCCGCGCACGCGATCGGGATCGCGCAGGGGGCGCTGGACGAGACGGTCCGGTACACCGGCGAGCGGAAGCAGTTCAGCAAGAAGATCCACGACTTCCAGGGCGTTCGCTTCATGCTGGCCGAAGCGCAGACGCGCATTCACGCGGCACGGCTCATGATGCACCACGCCGCGCGCCTCAGGATGGCGGGGACGAGGCACAAGAAGGAGGCCGCTATGGCCAAGCTCTTCGCCTCGGAGACGGCGATGGACGTGACGACGATGGCGGTGCAGTTGCACGGCGGCTACGGCTATTCGCGCGAGTATCCGGTCGAACGGATGATGCGCGACGCGAAGATCACGGAGATCGGCGAGGGGACGAGCGAGATCCTCAAGATCGTGATTTCGAGGGAGATGCTGCGCGAAGCGGGCTCCCTCGATTA